The following coding sequences lie in one Deinococcus seoulensis genomic window:
- a CDS encoding ABC transporter permease: MTTLSPDIQPTRAARGQSRWQTLVTQLVGLIVILGAWWLVTDVLKLYPPYVFPGPKAVWTEISYGLWGTGPQDGKLLSAIGGSLRRVLTGYVIAVLLGVVVGLLMGAWRPLRTTLGAYLTGIQSVPSIAFVPFAILFLGLNERAVLFVVILEGFIPVALAVSGALLNVPPALRVAGRTLGAGSLGLMLRVLLPASVPSILTGLRTAWSFSWRALVGGELLIAGAASLGEQLEIGRNTANVALVLATIIIIGVIGGLFDSLLRAAEGRVRRDYGLEVPQ; this comes from the coding sequence GTGACGACCCTCTCCCCTGACATTCAACCCACCCGCGCCGCGCGGGGCCAGAGCCGCTGGCAGACCCTGGTCACGCAGCTCGTGGGCCTGATCGTCATCCTGGGCGCGTGGTGGCTGGTCACCGACGTACTCAAACTGTACCCGCCGTACGTGTTCCCCGGCCCGAAAGCCGTGTGGACCGAGATCAGCTACGGCCTGTGGGGCACCGGCCCGCAGGACGGCAAGCTGCTGTCCGCCATCGGCGGAAGCCTGCGCCGCGTCCTGACCGGGTACGTGATCGCCGTGCTGCTGGGCGTCGTCGTGGGCCTGCTGATGGGCGCGTGGCGACCCCTGCGGACCACGCTGGGCGCGTACCTGACCGGCATCCAGAGCGTGCCCAGCATCGCGTTCGTGCCGTTCGCGATCCTGTTCCTGGGCCTGAACGAACGCGCCGTGCTGTTCGTCGTCATCCTGGAAGGCTTCATTCCGGTGGCGCTGGCGGTGTCCGGCGCGCTGCTGAACGTCCCCCCGGCGCTGCGCGTGGCGGGCCGCACGCTGGGCGCGGGCTCGCTGGGCCTGATGCTGCGGGTGCTGCTGCCCGCCAGCGTGCCCAGCATCCTGACCGGGCTGCGCACCGCCTGGAGTTTCTCCTGGCGCGCCCTGGTCGGCGGGGAACTCCTGATCGCCGGAGCGGCCAGCCTGGGTGAACAGCTGGAGATCGGGCGGAACACCGCGAACGTGGCGCTGGTCCTGGCGACGATCATCATCATCGGCGTGATCGGCGGGCTGTTCGACTCGCTGCTGCGCGCCGCCGAGGGCCGCGTCCGCCGTGACTACGGCCTGGAGGTGCCACAATGA
- a CDS encoding ABC transporter substrate-binding protein codes for MTRLIRPTLLTLTLLTTAAAQDAQTVRLGFFPNLTHAPALVGLERGTFQKALGKVKLDAREFVSGTTLTEAFAAGQIDIAYVGPGPAINAAGRGMPVQFLAGASEAGAVLVVRKDSGIKSYRDLGGKIVAVPSLGNTQDISLRHILNENGLKPRADGGTVTITPIAPADVLAAFAAKRVDATLVPEPWGAALEAQGHKVIGSEKTVWRDGKYPTTVVIVNAKFAQANPQIVAAFLKAHTEAVAFINRSPAAAQTAVNNQLLKATGTKLDPRVLQRAFARTRFTTNLDLAALTEYAKLNVEAGYARSAPDLAPFIRK; via the coding sequence ATGACCCGACTGATCAGACCGACCCTGCTGACGCTGACCCTGCTGACCACCGCCGCCGCCCAGGACGCCCAGACCGTGCGCCTGGGCTTCTTCCCCAACCTCACGCACGCGCCGGCCCTGGTGGGCCTGGAGCGCGGCACCTTCCAGAAGGCCCTCGGCAAGGTGAAGCTGGACGCCAGGGAGTTCGTCTCCGGCACCACCCTGACCGAGGCGTTCGCCGCCGGGCAGATCGACATCGCCTATGTGGGGCCGGGACCGGCCATCAACGCGGCCGGGCGCGGCATGCCTGTGCAGTTCCTCGCCGGGGCCAGCGAGGCGGGCGCGGTGCTCGTCGTGCGCAAGGACAGCGGCATCAAGTCCTACAGGGATCTGGGCGGGAAGATCGTCGCGGTGCCCAGCCTGGGGAACACGCAGGACATCAGCCTGCGCCACATCCTGAACGAGAACGGCCTGAAGCCCAGGGCGGACGGCGGGACCGTCACGATCACGCCCATCGCCCCGGCCGACGTGCTGGCCGCCTTCGCCGCCAAACGCGTGGACGCCACGCTGGTCCCGGAACCCTGGGGCGCGGCCCTGGAAGCGCAGGGGCACAAGGTCATCGGCAGTGAGAAGACCGTCTGGCGCGACGGGAAGTACCCCACGACCGTCGTGATCGTGAACGCGAAGTTCGCGCAGGCCAACCCGCAGATCGTCGCCGCGTTCCTGAAGGCTCACACCGAGGCCGTGGCGTTCATCAACCGCTCCCCGGCAGCGGCTCAGACCGCCGTGAACAACCAGTTGCTGAAAGCGACGGGCACGAAACTCGACCCGCGCGTGCTGCAACGGGCCTTCGCGCGGACGCGCTTCACGACCAACCTCGACCTGGCTGCGCTGACCGAGTACGCGAAGCTGAACGTGGAAGCCGGGTACGCCCGCAGCGCGCCGGACCTCGCGCCGTTCATCCGCAAGTGA
- a CDS encoding nitrite/sulfite reductase, with protein MSDIEALKKAVPPFQIFDLIPQYAEQGFIDPERIDLLKWAGVYPQRPQEDGFLMMRVRVPAAEFSSATMREVANIAEEYGRGFLDVTDRQAFQFHWLTIQDIPRIFERLEPLGLHPKGACGDTVRAVIASPLAGLDAREIIDVRPLAHAMEGTLTGNPDFQDLPRKFKMSITAVPELEGIHMINDIGFLAHRVNGEVGFDVWVGGGLGAVAHLSRRLGVFIRPEEVVEVGQAITAAYRDHGYRQNRKKSRLKFLIKDLGVEKFREIVENDYLGRKLTDGPAAPTARFGGNDVLGVNPQADGLNYVVVATTVGRIDPTKARALADLADRYGKGVLRTTAFQNMVIPHVATEDVEALSAELAAIELAPKATIRGTTIACTGNQFCRLALTETKARTADLVDHLEPLTLAMDVPFTINLTGCSNACTRYQVADLGFMGANKTDKDGTVHEVFNVHLAGSIGQAQRTGTKLKGAVPAERLNEYAAAVLAEFQANKQPGESFVEYADRTGHEHFAPDAVLGAREAVTA; from the coding sequence ATGAGTGACATCGAAGCCCTGAAGAAAGCCGTTCCGCCCTTCCAGATTTTCGACCTGATCCCCCAGTACGCCGAGCAGGGCTTCATCGACCCCGAACGGATCGACCTGCTCAAGTGGGCCGGGGTGTACCCGCAGCGCCCGCAGGAGGACGGCTTCCTGATGATGCGCGTCCGCGTGCCCGCCGCTGAGTTCAGCTCCGCGACGATGCGCGAGGTGGCGAACATCGCCGAGGAGTACGGCCGGGGCTTCCTGGACGTCACGGACCGTCAGGCGTTCCAGTTCCACTGGCTGACCATCCAGGACATCCCGCGCATCTTCGAGCGGCTGGAACCGCTGGGCCTGCACCCCAAGGGGGCCTGCGGCGACACCGTGCGCGCCGTGATCGCCAGCCCCCTGGCCGGCCTGGACGCCCGCGAGATCATCGACGTGCGCCCCCTGGCCCACGCCATGGAAGGCACCCTGACCGGCAACCCCGACTTCCAGGACCTGCCGCGCAAGTTCAAGATGAGCATCACGGCGGTGCCGGAACTGGAAGGTATCCACATGATCAACGACATCGGCTTCCTCGCGCACCGCGTGAACGGTGAGGTCGGCTTCGACGTGTGGGTAGGCGGCGGCCTGGGCGCCGTGGCGCACCTGTCCAGGCGGCTGGGCGTGTTCATCCGCCCCGAGGAGGTCGTGGAGGTCGGGCAGGCCATCACCGCCGCGTACCGCGACCACGGCTACCGCCAGAACCGCAAGAAGAGCCGCCTGAAGTTCCTGATCAAGGACCTGGGCGTCGAGAAGTTCCGCGAGATCGTCGAGAACGACTACCTGGGCCGCAAGCTCACGGACGGCCCCGCCGCGCCGACCGCACGCTTCGGCGGGAACGACGTGCTGGGCGTGAACCCGCAGGCGGACGGCCTGAACTACGTGGTCGTGGCGACCACTGTGGGCCGCATCGACCCCACCAAGGCCCGCGCGCTGGCCGATCTGGCCGACCGCTACGGCAAGGGCGTGCTGCGCACCACCGCGTTCCAGAACATGGTGATCCCCCACGTCGCCACCGAGGACGTTGAGGCCCTGAGTGCCGAACTGGCCGCCATCGAACTCGCGCCGAAGGCGACCATCCGGGGTACGACCATCGCCTGCACCGGCAACCAGTTCTGCCGCCTCGCGCTGACCGAGACCAAGGCCCGCACCGCCGATCTGGTCGATCACCTCGAACCGCTGACGCTGGCGATGGACGTGCCGTTCACGATCAACCTGACCGGGTGCAGCAACGCCTGCACGCGCTACCAGGTGGCCGACCTGGGCTTCATGGGTGCGAACAAGACCGACAAGGACGGCACCGTGCACGAGGTCTTCAACGTGCACCTGGCCGGAAGCATCGGGCAGGCGCAGCGGACCGGCACGAAACTGAAGGGCGCGGTGCCTGCCGAACGCCTGAACGAGTACGCGGCGGCCGTGCTGGCCGAGTTCCAGGCGAACAAGCAGCCGGGCGAGAGCTTCGTGGAGTACGCGGACCGCACCGGGCACGAGCACTTCGCGCCGGACGCCGTGCTGGGCGCGCGCGAGGCGGTCACCGCATGA
- a CDS encoding DUF4395 domain-containing protein yields the protein MIASAPTRQPARTDLSALKFNQLAVVFVTLLAVILTLPALTLILGAAMLLGAVLPDVSPMRAAYRLLGRSLGLSPEIVEEDPRAHHFAQGVGGTFLLASAAFTLAGLPVVGALLGVVVIALAVLNLTEKICVGCIMYFQYRRLRYALLRR from the coding sequence ATGATTGCTTCCGCCCCCACCCGACAGCCTGCCCGCACGGACCTCAGCGCCCTGAAGTTCAACCAGCTGGCCGTGGTCTTCGTGACGCTGCTGGCCGTGATCCTGACCCTCCCGGCCCTGACGCTGATCCTGGGCGCCGCCATGCTGCTGGGCGCTGTGCTCCCAGACGTCTCCCCCATGCGCGCCGCGTACCGCCTGCTGGGCCGCAGTCTGGGCCTGAGCCCCGAGATCGTCGAGGAGGACCCCCGCGCGCATCACTTCGCGCAGGGCGTGGGCGGCACCTTCCTGCTGGCCTCCGCCGCGTTCACCCTGGCTGGCCTGCCGGTCGTGGGGGCGCTGCTGGGCGTGGTCGTGATCGCGCTGGCCGTCCTGAACCTGACCGAGAAGATCTGCGTGGGCTGCATCATGTACTTCCAGTACCGTCGCCTGCGCTACGCGCTGCTGCGCCGCTGA
- a CDS encoding ABC transporter ATP-binding protein produces the protein MTTTMTRAAPAPLAAGRGGAPLNLDGVTYRYQGRRGQQAAGVGPLKLEVPGGEFLCVVGPSGSGKSTLLSLLAGFLKPQSGQIRLGGEVVRGPHPRLTLVQQEAALFPWLTVAGNVAFGLRGVPRAERDARVQDALRQVGLAEYGARRPHELSGGQRQRVALARALAIQPGLLLLDEPFSALDHATRTALADELLALWWQHRVTVVFVTHQLEEALHLGQRVVALRAGQVVLDAPAKSVSLDDLRRTLEDEGP, from the coding sequence ATGACCACCACCATGACCCGCGCCGCCCCCGCCCCCCTGGCCGCCGGGCGTGGCGGCGCACCCCTGAACCTGGACGGCGTGACCTACCGCTACCAGGGCCGCCGGGGTCAGCAGGCGGCAGGCGTCGGCCCCCTGAAGCTAGAGGTGCCGGGCGGGGAGTTCCTGTGCGTCGTCGGCCCGTCCGGCAGCGGCAAGAGCACCCTGCTGAGCCTCCTGGCCGGGTTCCTGAAACCCCAGAGCGGACAGATCAGACTGGGCGGCGAGGTCGTGCGCGGCCCGCACCCCCGCCTGACCCTGGTGCAGCAGGAGGCCGCGCTGTTCCCCTGGCTGACCGTCGCCGGGAACGTCGCCTTCGGCCTGCGCGGCGTGCCCCGCGCCGAACGCGACGCCCGCGTGCAGGACGCGCTGCGGCAGGTGGGCCTCGCGGAGTACGGCGCGCGCCGCCCGCACGAACTGAGCGGCGGTCAGCGGCAACGGGTCGCCCTGGCCCGCGCCCTGGCGATCCAGCCGGGCCTGCTGCTGCTCGACGAGCCGTTCAGCGCCCTGGATCACGCAACCCGCACCGCCCTGGCCGACGAACTGCTGGCCCTGTGGTGGCAGCACAGGGTGACGGTCGTGTTCGTCACGCACCAGCTGGAGGAAGCCCTGCACCTGGGTCAGCGGGTCGTGGCGCTGCGGGCCGGTCAGGTGGTCCTGGACGCCCCCGCCAAGAGCGTCAGCCTGGACGACCTGCGCCGCACCCTGGAAGACGAGGGGCCGTAA
- a CDS encoding phosphoadenylyl-sulfate reductase, with translation MTILSPRPDFAPDTDPLDVIRWTLETHGDVLMPSAFNLNGVVLLDLAVKAGYRGEVVFVDTGYHFPETLATRDRLAARYPELTFVTLNDGATPEDGQTDPALYASDPDACCAVRKVAPLQAYLRRKAPSALLNARSRDQASTRADIPFVEDGARVKVNPLAHWTRERLETYAREQDLPVNPLYWDGFLSVGCWTCTRAVRPGEDARAGRWAGKGKTECGLWAGENRL, from the coding sequence ATGACGATCCTCTCGCCCCGACCCGACTTCGCGCCGGACACTGATCCGCTGGACGTGATCCGCTGGACGCTTGAAACGCACGGTGACGTGCTGATGCCCAGCGCGTTCAACCTGAACGGCGTGGTGCTGCTCGATCTGGCCGTGAAGGCCGGGTACCGGGGCGAGGTGGTGTTCGTGGACACCGGGTACCACTTCCCCGAGACGCTGGCGACCCGTGACCGGCTGGCCGCCCGCTACCCGGAACTGACGTTCGTGACCCTGAACGACGGCGCGACCCCCGAGGACGGGCAGACCGACCCGGCGCTGTACGCCAGCGACCCGGACGCCTGCTGCGCGGTGCGGAAGGTCGCGCCCCTCCAGGCGTACCTGCGCCGGAAGGCCCCGTCGGCGCTGCTGAACGCCCGCAGCCGCGATCAGGCGAGCACCCGCGCGGACATTCCGTTCGTCGAGGACGGCGCGCGCGTGAAGGTGAACCCGCTGGCCCACTGGACGCGCGAGAGGCTGGAAACCTACGCGCGCGAGCAGGACCTGCCGGTGAACCCGCTGTACTGGGATGGCTTCCTGAGCGTCGGCTGCTGGACCTGCACGCGCGCCGTGCGTCCCGGCGAGGACGCCCGCGCGGGCCGCTGGGCCGGGAAGGGCAAGACCGAGTGCGGCCTGTGGGCCGGGGAGAACAGGCTGTGA
- the sat gene encoding sulfate adenylyltransferase, whose translation MTILLPTTSTLPSPLGGTLVNGVRRAGHDFDPAELAALPRLSISERTLADLEMLATGAYSPLTGFVGEADYLSVIERLRLADGTPWSIPITLPVGAEHAGLRGRVVLSFEGQDVGWVDVQEAFAARKAWEAREVYRTEDETHPGVAALYAQGDFNLAGPVALFEIPRGHFPRHHRTPAEVREVIEARGWRSTVAFQTRNPIHRAHEYLQKVALELVDGLLLHPLVGTTKGDDVPAATRVQAYEVLLEKYYPQARTLLSVYPAAMRYAGPREAILHALSRRNYGVTHFIVGRDHAGVGSYYGTYDAQEIFSAYSPEELGIQILKFEHTFYCNSCGQLVSPRTCPHDGSHHLVLSGTKVREKLRAGENLPAEFTRPEVAEVLRAAYADKA comes from the coding sequence ATGACGATCCTGCTCCCCACCACCTCCACCCTCCCCAGCCCCCTCGGCGGCACCCTGGTCAACGGCGTGCGCCGCGCCGGACACGACTTCGACCCGGCGGAACTCGCCGCGCTGCCGCGCCTGAGCATCAGCGAGCGCACCCTGGCCGACCTGGAGATGCTCGCCACCGGCGCGTACTCCCCCCTGACCGGCTTCGTGGGGGAAGCGGACTACCTCTCGGTCATCGAGCGGCTGCGTCTCGCGGACGGCACGCCCTGGAGCATCCCGATCACGCTGCCCGTGGGCGCCGAGCACGCCGGGCTGCGCGGGCGCGTGGTCCTGAGCTTCGAGGGTCAGGACGTCGGCTGGGTGGACGTGCAGGAGGCCTTCGCGGCCCGCAAGGCCTGGGAGGCGCGCGAGGTGTACCGCACCGAGGACGAGACGCATCCCGGCGTGGCGGCGCTGTACGCGCAGGGTGACTTCAACCTGGCCGGGCCGGTCGCGCTGTTCGAGATTCCCCGTGGGCACTTCCCCCGCCACCACCGCACGCCGGCCGAGGTGCGCGAGGTGATCGAGGCGCGCGGCTGGCGCTCCACGGTGGCGTTCCAGACCCGCAACCCCATCCACCGCGCGCACGAGTACCTGCAGAAGGTCGCGCTGGAACTCGTGGACGGGCTGCTGCTGCACCCACTGGTCGGGACCACCAAGGGCGACGACGTGCCCGCCGCCACCCGCGTGCAGGCGTACGAGGTGCTGCTGGAGAAGTACTACCCGCAGGCCCGCACGCTGCTGAGCGTGTACCCGGCCGCCATGCGCTACGCCGGGCCGCGCGAGGCGATCCTGCACGCCCTGTCGCGGCGCAACTACGGCGTGACGCACTTCATCGTGGGCCGCGACCACGCGGGCGTCGGCAGCTACTACGGCACGTACGACGCGCAGGAGATCTTCAGCGCGTACTCGCCCGAGGAACTGGGCATCCAGATCCTGAAGTTCGAGCACACCTTCTACTGCAACTCCTGCGGGCAGCTGGTCAGCCCCCGCACCTGCCCGCACGACGGCTCGCATCACCTCGTGCTGAGCGGCACGAAAGTGCGCGAGAAGCTGCGCGCCGGGGAGAACCTGCCCGCCGAGTTCACCCGGCCCGAGGTGGCCGAGGTGCTCCGCGCCGCGTACGCCGACAAGGCCTGA